One window of the Lacerta agilis isolate rLacAgi1 chromosome 17, rLacAgi1.pri, whole genome shotgun sequence genome contains the following:
- the CST6 gene encoding cystatin-M, with the protein MAALASSSFSAMAQLCSPVAMGISSCLGLLLFLPALFAGSIGMPGGLTSRSVSDPDVQESAAFAVAAYNQASNNMFYCRQLSILKAESQVVEGTKYYLTVKLVNTVCEKKAGSNLSAEDLQRCNLPPEGEQQKQICEFQVWSRPWLNDTRLTHMSCKAASS; encoded by the exons ATGGCCGCGCTCGCTTCCAGCTCATTCTCCGCAATGGCGCAGTTGTGCTCACCTGTCGCGATGGGCATCTCCTCTTGTCTTGGGCTGCTGCTCTTCCTCCCGGCGCTGTTTGCGGGAAGCATCGGGATGCCCGGAGGCCTGACGTCTCGCTCCGTCTCGGATCCCGACGTGCAGGAGAGCGCTGCCTTCGCCGTGGCCGCCTACAACCAGGCCAGCAACAACATGTTCTATTGCCGGCAGCTGAGCATCCTCAAGGCGGAGAGCCAG GTGGTGGAGGGCACAAAATACTACTTGACTGTCAAGTTGGTGAATACCGTGTGTGAGAAGAAGGCAGGGTCAAACCTGAGTGCCGAGGACCTCCAACGCTGCAACCTGCCCCCGGAAGGAGAACAGCAG AAACAAATCTGTGAGTTCCAGGTCTGGTCCCGTCCATGGCTCAATGACACACGTCTGACACACATGAGCTGCAAAGCAGCCAGTTCCTGA
- the LOC117061911 gene encoding uncharacterized protein LOC117061911, whose protein sequence is MTRSWLCLSLLLVGALLLGQPAWGAEEEEQPSSGELGEPLVPEEGEEQMAPPLAEEEEEEEGDLQEEEEPTSESLEDSGFWRPHNSEEHERMIAQVERRFMEEDAAYSAQPVHNFMKHMAVAHYNKEDWRSNYYKHYESSHMDVEKAQGVIATFEMTLAKTNCTKDDVSNREDFGTRYSDPYLESWGCVLLPESEQEKFDCTFTVFIDEKYGGATVIDHDCEPVPRRMEAVSREEGEEEEEEEVFEPSLEE, encoded by the exons ATGACCAGATCCTGGCTGTGTTTGTCGTTGCTCCTCGTGGGAGCCCTGCTCCTGGGGCAGCCGGCATggggggcagaagaagaagagcagcccTCCTCAGGAGAGTTAGGAGAGCCACTTGTCCCAGAGGAAGGTGAGGAACAGATGGCGCCACCTTtggccgaagaagaagaagaagaagagggggatttgcaagaggaggaggaacccaCTTCGGAAAGCCTGGAAGATTCAGGCTTCTGGCGGCCACACAACTCGGAGGAACATGAAAGGATGATTGCTCAGGTGGAAAGAAGGTTTATGGAAGAGGATGCGGCATACAGCGCACAGCCAGTGCACAACTTCATGAAGCATATGGCGGTGGCTCACTATAACAAGGAAGATTGGCGAAGCAATTACTACAAGCACTATGAGAGCAGCCATATGGATGTCGAG AAGGCGCAAGGGGTAATAGCCACCTTTGAGATGACTTTGGCGAAAACCAACTGCACAAAGGATGACGTGAGCAACCGTGAGGATTTCGGCACGCGGTACTCCGATCCGTACTTGGAGAGCTGGGGTTGTGTGCTACTACCTGAATCCGAACAGGAG AAATTCGACTGCACGTTTACAGTATTTATAGATGAGAAGTATGGAGGGGCAACTGTGATTGACCATGATTGCGAACCTGTTCCTAGAAGAATGGAAGCAGTCTCtagagaagagggggaggaggaggaggaagaagaagtgtTCGAACCCTCCCTTGAAGAGTGA